From a single Pseudomonas sp. A34-9 genomic region:
- the folX gene encoding dihydroneopterin triphosphate 2'-epimerase, giving the protein MPQLQPGMARIRVKDLRLRTFIGINEDEILNKQDVLINLTILYAAQEAVRDNDIDHALNYRTITKAIIAHVEGNRFALLERLTQELLDLVMSNGSVLYAEVEVDKPHALRFAESVSITLAASR; this is encoded by the coding sequence ATGCCACAACTTCAGCCGGGAATGGCGCGCATCCGGGTCAAGGATCTGCGCTTGCGCACCTTTATCGGGATCAACGAGGACGAAATCCTCAACAAGCAGGATGTGCTGATCAACCTGACCATTCTGTATGCCGCGCAGGAAGCGGTGCGTGACAACGACATCGATCATGCACTCAATTACCGCACGATCACCAAAGCGATCATCGCCCACGTCGAGGGCAACCGTTTTGCCCTGCTCGAACGCCTGACTCAGGAATTGCTCGATCTGGTAATGAGCAACGGCTCGGTGCTTTACGCCGAGGTCGAAGTCGACAAGCCGCATGCGCTGCGGTTTGCCGAATCGGTATCGATAACGCTCGCGGCGAGCCGCTGA
- the folE gene encoding GTP cyclohydrolase I FolE, with translation MSRSLPENYREILIGLGEDPDREGLLDTPLRAAKAMQYLCHGYEQSVDEIVNGALFASDSDEMIIVADIELYSLCEHHLLPFIGKAHVAYIPTGKVLGLSKIARLVDMFARRLQIQENLTRQIADAVQQVTDAAGVAVVIEARHMCMMMRGVEKQNSTMNTSVMLGAFRESSNTRQEFLQLIGRSK, from the coding sequence ATGAGCCGCTCACTGCCCGAGAACTACCGCGAAATCCTCATCGGCCTCGGTGAAGATCCCGACCGTGAAGGATTGCTCGACACCCCGCTGCGCGCCGCCAAGGCCATGCAATACCTGTGTCATGGCTATGAGCAGAGCGTCGACGAGATCGTCAATGGCGCGCTGTTTGCCTCGGACAGTGACGAGATGATCATCGTCGCCGACATCGAACTGTACTCATTGTGCGAACATCACCTGCTGCCCTTCATCGGCAAGGCCCATGTGGCTTATATTCCGACAGGCAAGGTACTGGGCCTGTCGAAAATCGCGCGACTGGTGGACATGTTCGCCCGGCGCCTGCAGATTCAGGAAAACCTCACCCGGCAAATTGCCGATGCGGTGCAACAGGTCACCGATGCTGCCGGCGTCGCCGTCGTCATCGAGGCCAGACACATGTGCATGATGATGCGCGGTGTCGAAAAACAGAATTCGACCATGAACACCTCGGTCATGCTCGGCGCGTTCCGCGAGTCGAGCAACACCCGCCAGGAGTTCCTGCAATTGATTGGACGGAGCAAGTAA
- the folM gene encoding dihydromonapterin reductase — MPDSSAPILITGAGQRVGLHCAQRLLEEGHRVIFTYRSERPGVQTLRDLGAIGLFADFSSEAGILAFISELKTHTDSLRAIVHNASEWLAETPQSEAEAFTRMFNLHMLAPYLINLHCGQLLQRSTPADIIHISDDVTRKGSSKHIGYCATKAGLDSLTLSFAARYAPAIKVNGIAPALLLFNPDDDAAYRVKALAKSALGLEPGSEVIYQSLRYLLDNPYVTGTTLTVNGGRHVK, encoded by the coding sequence ATGCCTGATTCCTCAGCCCCGATCCTCATCACCGGTGCCGGCCAGCGCGTCGGTCTGCATTGCGCGCAGCGGTTACTCGAAGAAGGCCATCGCGTCATCTTCACTTACCGCAGCGAGCGACCCGGCGTGCAGACGCTACGAGATCTGGGCGCCATCGGCCTGTTCGCCGATTTCTCCAGCGAGGCCGGGATTCTCGCCTTCATCAGCGAACTGAAAACCCACACCGACAGCCTGCGCGCCATCGTGCACAACGCCTCCGAATGGCTGGCCGAAACCCCGCAAAGCGAGGCTGAAGCCTTCACGCGCATGTTCAATCTGCACATGCTCGCGCCGTACCTGATCAACCTGCACTGCGGCCAATTGCTGCAACGCTCGACGCCCGCCGACATCATCCACATCAGCGACGATGTCACCCGCAAGGGCAGCAGCAAGCACATCGGCTATTGCGCGACCAAGGCCGGGCTCGACAGCCTGACCCTGTCCTTCGCCGCCCGCTATGCGCCGGCCATCAAGGTCAACGGCATAGCCCCGGCCCTGCTATTGTTCAATCCCGATGACGACGCAGCGTACCGCGTCAAGGCCCTGGCCAAATCCGCGCTGGGCTTGGAGCCCGGCAGCGAAGTGATTTATCAGAGCCTGCGCTATCTGCTCGACAACCCTTATGTCACCGGCACGACCCTGACCGTCAACGGCGGAAGGCACGTCAAATAA
- a CDS encoding antibiotic biosynthesis monooxygenase: MSTSPVTLMVARRVADGRYQDLIAWLREGEQLATDFPGYLGSGVLAPPPGDNEFQIIFRFVDEHTLYAWEHSASRTAWLSRGSDLFAHPKEHRVSGIEGWFGAAGQRPPRWKQAVAIWLAFFPVSVLFNFVLGPLLAELTLLPRVLISTACLTPLMVYFFIPLSTRLLANWLNSTPVRLPVSATPQKH; this comes from the coding sequence ATGTCTACTTCCCCCGTCACGCTGATGGTTGCCCGTCGCGTCGCTGATGGCCGCTATCAGGATCTGATCGCCTGGCTGCGCGAAGGCGAGCAACTGGCCACTGACTTTCCCGGTTATCTCGGATCTGGCGTACTCGCCCCGCCGCCCGGCGATAACGAGTTTCAGATCATTTTCCGCTTTGTCGACGAACACACTCTGTATGCGTGGGAACATTCGGCATCACGCACCGCGTGGTTGAGCCGTGGCAGCGATCTGTTCGCCCACCCGAAAGAGCACCGGGTCAGCGGTATCGAAGGCTGGTTCGGCGCTGCCGGTCAGCGTCCACCGCGCTGGAAGCAGGCCGTCGCGATCTGGCTGGCGTTTTTTCCGGTATCAGTGCTGTTCAACTTTGTTCTCGGCCCGTTGCTCGCTGAGTTGACTTTGTTGCCGCGCGTGTTGATCAGCACGGCGTGCCTGACGCCGCTGATGGTTTACTTCTTTATTCCATTGTCGACCCGATTGCTGGCGAACTGGCTGAACAGCACGCCCGTGCGGCTGCCTGTTTCGGCGACGCCTCAGAAACATTAA
- a CDS encoding MerR family transcriptional regulator, which produces MPVITDASPALDASVALQRVDLFPIREVARLTGVNPVTLRAWERRYGLIQPTRTESGHRLYSMTEIERVRSIVDWIDRGVAVSKVGKILAKTDPMKVLAHIIPDDLVQADYLQWQEQIQQAVSAFDDQQLDRVYGQIFSSYSLPVVFQDILMPLWLQLLQRQEAFGQTSEWLFFDGFLRARVLQRIVMLRGTQPRRVIVSALAGQCRELELLVAALFLSESNAGVRVLTTGQPFDELTLVCEKIKPEALVLFSNHAPGADLPRRLNRLALSLDCQLMLAGDASDLAQDSLAGSSVACLGNEGANMRQRMLQFLAGKLDT; this is translated from the coding sequence ATGCCTGTCATCACGGACGCAAGCCCTGCTTTGGACGCATCTGTTGCGCTTCAGCGCGTCGATCTGTTCCCGATCCGTGAGGTCGCACGCCTGACAGGTGTCAACCCGGTGACCTTGCGCGCTTGGGAGCGGCGCTATGGTTTGATTCAGCCGACACGCACCGAAAGCGGGCATCGGCTGTATTCGATGACCGAAATCGAGCGCGTGCGCAGCATCGTTGACTGGATTGATCGTGGTGTTGCCGTGAGCAAAGTCGGCAAGATTCTGGCCAAGACCGACCCGATGAAAGTACTGGCGCACATTATCCCGGATGATCTGGTGCAAGCGGATTACCTGCAGTGGCAGGAACAGATCCAGCAAGCGGTCAGCGCATTCGATGATCAGCAACTGGACCGCGTATATGGTCAGATTTTCTCTTCTTACTCATTGCCGGTGGTGTTTCAGGACATCCTGATGCCGCTGTGGCTGCAATTGTTGCAGCGCCAGGAAGCTTTCGGGCAAACCAGCGAGTGGCTGTTCTTCGATGGATTCCTGCGGGCGCGGGTGTTGCAAAGGATCGTCATGCTGCGTGGCACCCAACCGCGTCGTGTGATCGTCAGCGCGCTGGCCGGGCAATGTCGAGAGCTGGAATTGCTGGTGGCGGCGCTGTTTCTCAGCGAAAGCAACGCCGGTGTCAGGGTGTTGACCACGGGGCAGCCGTTCGATGAACTGACGCTGGTCTGCGAAAAGATCAAACCCGAAGCGCTGGTTCTGTTTTCCAATCACGCGCCCGGCGCCGATTTACCTCGGCGATTGAACCGGTTGGCGTTAAGCCTCGATTGTCAGTTGATGCTGGCGGGCGATGCGTCAGATCTGGCGCAAGACAGTCTGGCCGGATCCTCTGTTGCCTGTCTGGGCAATGAAGGAGCGAACATGCGTCAGCGCATGTTGCAGTTTCTGGCCGGCAAGCTGGATACCTGA
- a CDS encoding PAS domain-containing protein, whose protein sequence is MINASLLQMVINASNDGIVVAEKEGDHDNILIYVNPAFERLTGYTSEEILYQDCRFLQAGDRDQESLELIRDVLRNNGSCREILRNYRKDGTPFWNELSLSTVKNTDDGQTYFIGVQKDVTVQVKAQQRVVQLEAQVAALESELATLKATNGQNKIAN, encoded by the coding sequence ATGATCAATGCAAGTCTGCTGCAAATGGTGATCAACGCGTCGAACGACGGCATCGTAGTCGCCGAAAAGGAGGGTGACCACGACAATATCCTGATTTATGTAAACCCGGCGTTTGAACGTCTGACCGGTTACACCAGCGAAGAAATTCTTTATCAGGACTGCCGCTTTCTGCAGGCCGGGGACCGTGATCAGGAGAGTCTGGAGCTGATTCGCGATGTCTTGCGCAACAATGGATCGTGCCGCGAAATCCTGCGCAATTATCGCAAGGACGGCACGCCATTCTGGAATGAACTGTCGCTTTCAACGGTGAAAAACACCGATGACGGGCAGACCTATTTCATTGGCGTGCAGAAGGACGTCACCGTTCAGGTCAAGGCTCAGCAGCGTGTGGTGCAGTTGGAAGCGCAGGTCGCAGCCCTCGAATCCGAACTGGCCACATTGAAAGCGACAAACGGTCAAAACAAAATCGCGAACTAA
- a CDS encoding flavodoxin — translation MKVAILSGSVYGTAEEVARHAQNLLKAAGFETFYNSRASLADIQAFGPEAFLAVTSTTGMGELPDNLQPLYSTIRDQLPAAWRGLPGAVIALGDASYGDTFCGGGEQMRELFGELGVREVQDMLRIDASESVTPETDAEPWLAQLIDTLKG, via the coding sequence ATGAAAGTCGCCATCCTCTCCGGTTCGGTCTACGGCACCGCCGAAGAAGTCGCCCGTCACGCCCAGAACCTGTTGAAAGCCGCCGGGTTTGAAACCTTCTACAACTCGCGCGCCAGCCTGGCGGACATTCAAGCGTTCGGTCCTGAAGCGTTTCTGGCGGTGACCTCGACCACCGGCATGGGCGAGTTACCCGATAACTTGCAGCCGCTGTATTCGACCATTCGCGACCAGTTGCCAGCCGCGTGGCGCGGTTTGCCGGGCGCGGTAATTGCCTTGGGCGACGCCAGTTACGGCGACACCTTCTGCGGTGGTGGCGAGCAGATGCGTGAGCTGTTCGGCGAACTCGGTGTGCGCGAAGTACAAGACATGCTGCGCATCGACGCCAGCGAAAGCGTCACTCCGGAAACCGACGCCGAGCCTTGGCTGGCACAGTTGATCGACACGCTCAAGGGTTGA